The Oceanispirochaeta sp. M1 genome includes a window with the following:
- a CDS encoding dihydrodipicolinate synthase family protein, whose product MKIEKIKGLIAAPPTGFTEEGAVDLSVVSPLAEHLEKQGVRGVFINGTTGEGASLSSKERIQLAEQWRRVLPREMLLIVHVGHSSAEESRELALHAGRIGADAVASIAPGFYKPSNMDDLINWCDPIASAVPELPFYFYHMPSMNGVNMNIAKLIPKIKAHIPNFAGVKYTFETMGDYFESVQSNPELNILWGRDEMLLGALAMGAKGAVGSIYNIASPLFLKMIENYDNLEIDAAQVLQFQIIKLINIIVKNGNFFSSLKKVLALQGVPISYTTRAPLGTLTEDQSKELVDSLQDWKNEWSTLLF is encoded by the coding sequence ATGAAAATTGAAAAAATAAAGGGGCTCATCGCAGCACCTCCAACAGGCTTTACGGAAGAAGGAGCTGTTGATCTATCGGTCGTTTCCCCTCTGGCTGAACACTTAGAAAAACAAGGGGTCCGGGGTGTTTTTATTAATGGAACAACTGGTGAAGGGGCTTCTCTCAGTAGTAAAGAAAGAATCCAATTAGCAGAACAATGGCGTAGGGTATTACCCCGGGAAATGCTGTTAATTGTTCATGTGGGCCACAGCAGTGCTGAGGAAAGCAGGGAATTGGCTTTGCATGCGGGTCGTATAGGGGCAGATGCTGTCGCATCTATTGCTCCTGGTTTTTATAAACCAAGCAATATGGATGATCTGATAAATTGGTGTGACCCTATTGCTTCTGCTGTACCTGAGCTTCCCTTCTATTTTTATCATATGCCTTCCATGAATGGTGTTAATATGAATATTGCGAAACTAATACCGAAAATTAAAGCCCATATTCCCAACTTTGCGGGAGTTAAATACACTTTTGAGACTATGGGTGATTATTTTGAGTCAGTTCAATCTAACCCTGAATTGAATATCCTGTGGGGTCGCGATGAAATGCTCCTGGGAGCATTGGCAATGGGTGCAAAAGGTGCTGTGGGTTCAATCTACAATATTGCATCACCACTTTTTTTAAAGATGATTGAAAATTATGATAATTTGGAAATTGACGCTGCACAGGTTTTGCAATTCCAGATAATTAAACTAATAAATATCATTGTTAAAAATGGTAATTTCTTTTCATCATTAAAAAAAGTATTGGCTTTACAGGGAGTTCCTATTTCATATACAACAAGAGCTCCTTTAGGAACACTGACAGAGGATCAATCAAAGGAACTTGTAGATAGTCTTCAAGATTGGAAAAACGAATGGAGTACGTTATTGTTCTAG